Proteins encoded by one window of Deltaproteobacteria bacterium:
- a CDS encoding L,D-transpeptidase: MSQKAIFTFLAFILGLGVFLLSPSLYAEEKRLGMEFAENLQIVVNIPATKMTVYKNGKPIRHFKVAVGAPAFPTPVTKFHFKQIIWNPGWNPPDSPWAKNAKPEPPGPNNPLGPVKLPMQQAVLIHGTSKPWSIGHPASHGCIRMNSKDAIELGTFLQTELLPNENNTWENKYSKTRWQTVVKNLPKAVRVRTIYEPFELYKTELTLHPNFYGRKEELLNAIVEHLLAQGVYTAPLDLEKIKNLRATIKTNGAIVALEDLFYGTPDVVALNFSLDPICQVQNDVAGDPTLVASSAMESNF; the protein is encoded by the coding sequence ATGTCGCAAAAGGCCATTTTCACATTTTTAGCTTTTATTCTCGGACTGGGGGTTTTTCTCCTAAGTCCTTCCCTTTATGCTGAAGAAAAGCGCTTAGGGATGGAGTTTGCCGAAAATCTTCAAATCGTCGTCAATATTCCCGCCACCAAAATGACCGTTTACAAAAATGGAAAACCCATCAGACATTTTAAAGTCGCGGTAGGAGCGCCGGCTTTCCCCACTCCCGTCACTAAGTTCCATTTTAAACAAATCATTTGGAACCCAGGTTGGAACCCTCCCGATAGCCCTTGGGCAAAAAATGCCAAGCCCGAACCCCCTGGCCCCAACAATCCTTTAGGCCCAGTCAAATTACCCATGCAACAAGCAGTCCTCATCCACGGCACCAGCAAACCTTGGAGCATTGGCCATCCGGCAAGTCATGGTTGCATTCGCATGAATAGCAAAGATGCGATCGAATTGGGAACTTTTTTGCAAACAGAATTGTTGCCTAATGAAAATAATACCTGGGAAAACAAATACAGCAAAACTCGTTGGCAAACCGTGGTCAAAAATCTGCCCAAGGCCGTTCGCGTGCGAACTATCTACGAACCCTTTGAACTCTATAAAACAGAGCTCACTCTTCACCCTAATTTCTATGGTCGCAAAGAAGAACTTTTAAATGCCATTGTTGAACATCTATTGGCCCAAGGAGTTTACACCGCACCCTTGGATTTAGAAAAAATTAAAAACTTGCGAGCAACAATTAAAACCAACGGAGCGATTGTAGCGTTAGAAGATTTGTTTTATGGTACACCCGATGTTGTCGCCCTTAACTTTTCTTTGGATCCGATTTGTCAGGTGCAAAACGATGTGGCTGGCGATCCTACTCTTGTTGCCAGCTCCGCTATGGAGTCAAACTTCTAA